The following are encoded together in the Drosophila sechellia strain sech25 chromosome 3R, ASM438219v1, whole genome shotgun sequence genome:
- the LOC6607331 gene encoding gamma-aminobutyric acid type B receptor subunit 2 isoform X4, translating to MFRPSWYPFASLLFLLLWSTAWGRTAKRSDVYIAGFFPYGDGVENSYTGRGVMPSVKLALGHVNEHGKILANYRLHMWWNDTQCNAAVGVKSFFDMMHSGPNKVMLFGAACTHVTDPIAKASKHWHLTQLSYADTHPMFTKDAFPNFFRVVPSENAFNAPRLALLKEFNWTRVGTVYQNEPRYSLPHNHMVADLDAMEVEVVETQSFVNDVAESLKKLREKDVRIILGNFNEHFARKAFCEAYKLDMYGRAYQWLIMATYSTDWWNVTQDSECSVEEIAIALEGAILVDLLPLSTSGDITVAGITADEYLVEYDRLRGTEYSRFHGYTYDGIWAAALAIQYVAEKREDLLTHFDYRVKDWESVFLEALRNTSFEGVTGPVRFYNNERKANILINQFQLGQMEKIGEYHSQKSHLDLSLGKPVRWVGKTPPKDRTLIYIEHSQVNPTIYIVSASASVIGVIIATVFLAFNIKYRNQRYIKMSSPHLNNLIIVGCMMTYLSIIFLGLDTTLSSVAAFPYICTARAWILMAGFSLSFGAMFSKTWRVHSIFTDLKLNKKVIKDYQLFMVVGVLLAIDIAIITTWQIADPFYRETKQLEPLHHENIDDVLVVPENEYCQSEHMTIFVSIIYAYKGLLLVFGAFLAWETRHVSIPALNDSKHIGFSVYNVFITCLAGAAISLVLSDRKDLVFVLLSFFIIFCTTATLCLVFVPKLVELKRNPQGVVDKRVRATLRPMSKNGRRDSSVCELEQRLRDVKNTNCRFRKALMEKENELQALIRKLGPEARKWIDGVTCTGGSNVGSELEPILSDDIVRLSAPPVRREMPSTTVTEMTSVDSVTSTHVEMDNSFVSVQSTVMAPSLPPKKKKQSILEHHSHAPAPTMMQPIQQQLQQHLQQHQQMQQQHLQQQQHQQMQQQQQQQQQHHHSHLEKRNSVSAQTDDNIGSITSTAGKRSGGDCSSMRERRQSTASRHYDSGSQTPTCRPKYSSSHRNSSTNISTSQSELSNMCPHSKPSTPAVIKTPTASDHRRTSMGSALKSNFVVSQSDLWDTHTLSHAKQRQSPRNYASPQRCAEHHGGHGMSYDPNATSPIQRSVSEKNRNKHRPKPQKGTVCQSETDSERERDPPPNSQPCVQPRKVSRNSNIQHAAHHHSSPNVAPDKQRSRQRGKQDSSIYGASSETELLEGETAILPIFRKLLTEKSPNYRGRSAVGQSCPNISIKCDIVEYL from the exons ATGTTCCGGCCAAGTTGGTACCCATTCGCCAGCCTGCTGTTCCTACTCCTTTGGAGCACCGCCTGGGGCAGGACAGCCAAGAGATCGGACGTCTACATAGCGGGATTCTTCCCGTACGGGGATGGCGTGGAGAACTCATACACCGGACGGGGCGTTATGCCCAGCGTAAAGCTCGCCTTGGGCCACGTTAATGAGCATGGAAAGATACTGGCCAACTACAGGCTGCACATGTGGTGGAACGACACTCAG TGCAATGCTGCTGTGGGCGTAAAGTCCTTCTTCGATATGATGCACTCGGGTCCCAATAAAGTAATGCTCTTCGGCGCTGCGTGCACCCATGTGACCGATCCCATTGCCAAGGCCAGCAAGCACTGGCACCTCACCCAGCTCAGCTACGCGGACACGCATCCCATGTTTACCAAGGATGCGTTTCCCAATTTCTTTCGGGTGGTACCCTCGGAGAATGCCTTTAATGCGCCGCGACTGGCCCTGCTGAAGGAGTTCAATTGGACCAGAGTAGGCACTGTCTACCAAAATGAGCCACGCTATTCGCTGCCCCACAATCACATGGTCGCTGACCTGGATGCCATGGAGGTCGAGGTggtggagacgcagagcttcGTCAATGATGTGGCTGAATCCTTGAAGAAATTGCGCGAGAAGGATGTGAGGATCATTCTGGGCAACTTCAACGAGCACTTTGCACGCAAGGCATTCTGTGAGGCTTATAA ATTGGACATGTATGGCAGAGCCTATCAATGGCTGATTATGGCCACCTATTCCACGGATTGGTGGAATGTCACGCAGGACAGCGAGTGCAGTGTGGAGGAGATCGCCATAGCCTTAGAAGGTGCCATTCTAGTGGATCTTCTGCCCTTGTCCACCAGTGGCGACATCACAGTAGCTGGCATT ACTGCTGATGAGTATCTTGTGGAGTACGACCGACTGCGAGGCACTGAATATTCCCGCTTTCATGGCTATACCTATGATGGTATATGGGCAGCTGCCTTGGCCATTCAGTATGTGGCCGAAAAGCGAGAGGATCTGCTAACACATTTTGATTATCGCGTGAAGGACTGGGAGAGTGTCTTCCTCGAGGCTCTACGAAATACATCCTTCGAGGGTGTGACG GGACCCGTACGTTTCTACAACAACGAACGCAAGGCCAACATCCTGATCAATCAGTTTCAGCTGGGACAAATGGAAAAGATCGGGGAATACCACTCACAGAAGTCACACTTGGACTTAAGCTTGGGAAAACCAGTCAGATGGGTGGGGAAAACTCCTCCCAAGGATCGCACCTTGATCTACATCGAGCACAGTCAGGTCAATCCAACCATATACATCGTATCGGCTAGTGCTTCGGTCATTGGAGTGATTATTGCCACAGTTTTTCTGGCCTTTAACATTAAGTATCGCAATCAAAG ATACATCAAGATGTCCAGTCCCCATTTGAACAATTTGATCATTGTGGGCTGTATGATGACCTATCTGAGCATCATTTTCCTGGGTCTGGATACCACATTAAGTAGTGTGGCAGCATTTCCCTATATCTGCACAGCTCGAGCCTGGATTTTGATGGCTGGATTCAGTCTCAGTTTTGGAGCCATGTTCTCGAAAACGTGGCGGGTGCATTCGATATTCACCGATCTGAAGCTCAATAAGAAGGTGATCAAGGACTATCAGTTGTTTATGGTTGTAGGCGTGCTTTTGGCCATTGATATAGCCATTATAACCACCTGGCAGATTGCTGATCCCTTTTACCGCGAAACAAAACAGTTGGAACCCTTG CATCACGAGAATATTGATGATGTCTTGGTAGTCCCCGAAAACGAGTACTGCCAGTCTGAGCACATGACCATATTCGTTAGCATTATTTATGCCTACAAGGGACTGTTGTTG GTTTTTGGCGCCTTTTTGGCCTGGGAAACTCGACATGTTTCCATACCGGCCCTGAACGATTCCAAGCATATTGGTTTCTCCGTTTATAACGTGTTCATCACTTGTCTGGCCGGAGCGGCTATATCCCTGGTGCTATCGGATCGAAAGGATTTAGTTTTTGTCTTACTCTCgttttttatcattttttgTACGACAGCCACTTTGTGTTTGGTGTTCGTACCGAAA TTGGTGGAGCTGAAGCGGAATCCTCAGGGCGTAGTGGACAAACGCGTTAGGGCCACGTTGAGACCCATGTCCAAGAACGGACGCCGGGATTCCTCGGTGTGCGAACTGGAGCAACGATTGCGGGATGTGAAGAACACAAACTGCCGGTTCCGAAAGGCGCTGATGGAGAAGGAGAACGAGCTGCAGGCCTTAATCCGCAAGCTGGGACCCGAGGCACGCAAATGGATCGATGGGGTGACCTGCACAGGTGGCTCCAACGTCGGTAGCGAACTGGAGCCCATACTGAGCGATGACATTGTTAGGCTCTCAGCTCCACCGGTGCGCCGAGAGATGCCCAGCACCACAG TTACCGAGATGACGTCCGTGGATAGTGTGACCTCGACTCATGTGGAGATGGATAACTCCTTTGTATCGGTGCAGTCCACAGTGATGGCGCCATCGCTTCCTCC caaaaagaaaaagcaatCCATTTTAGAGCACCACTCGCATGCCCCTGCTCcaactatgatgcagccaatccagcagcaactgcagcagcacttgcagcaacatcagcagatgcagcagcagcacctgcagcagcagcaacaccagcagatgcaacagcaacagcagcagcagcagcagcatcatcataGCCATCTGGAGAAGAGAAACTCGGTGTCCGCTCAGACCGATGACAATATAGGCAGTATCACCAGTACGGCGGGCAAGCGGAGCGGAGGAGACTGCTCCAGCATGCGGGAGAGGCGTCAATCGACCGCCTCCAGGCACTATGACAGTGGCAGCCAGACGCCCACTTGCCGGCCAAAGTACAGCAGCTCGCACCGGAACTCCTCCACCAACATCTCCACATCGCAATCGGAGTTGAGCAACATGTGTCCACACTCGAAGCCCAGTACTCCGGCTGTGATTAAGA CTCCCACTGCCTCCGACCATCGCCGCACCAGCATGGGCTCCGCCCTGAAGTCCAACTTCGTGGTTTCGCAGAGTGACCTATGGGACACGCACACGCTGTCGCACGCCAAGCAGCGCCAGTCGCCGCGGAACTACGCCAGTCCGCAGCGCTGTGCTGAGCATCATGGCGGCCACGGGATGTCCTATGACCCGAACGCCACCTCGCCCATCCAGCGGTCCGTCTCCGAGAAGAACCGCAATAAGCATCGGCCAAAACCGCAGAAGGGCACCGTTTGCCAGAGCGAGACGGACAGCGAACGGGAACGGGATCCGCCGCCCAATAGTCAGCCGTGCGTCCAGCCGCGCAAGGTCAGCCGGAACTCTAACATCCAGCACGCCGCCCACCACCACAGTTCGCCCAATGTGGCGCCCGATAAGCAGCGGAGCAGACAGCGCGGCAAGCAGGATAGCAGCATCTACGGCGCCAGCAGCGAGACGGAACTGCTCGAGGGCGAGACGGCCATTTTGCCCATCTTCCGGAAACTCCTCACCGAGAAGAGTCCCAACTATCGGGGCCGCAGTGCTGTGGGCCAGAGCTGTCCGAATATATCCATCAAATGCGATATCGTCGAGTACTTGTAG